The following proteins are co-located in the Chloroflexota bacterium genome:
- a CDS encoding RtcB family protein: MARWDGPLNRIDDYRWEIPKNYKPGMRVPGLIYASEEMLESIREEQAAEQVVNVAFLPGIVGHSLAMPDIHWGYGFPIGGVAATRVEDGVVSPGGVGYDINCGVRLLRTNLSESEVRPKMEKLLLELFHDIPSGLGSTGKVKVGKKELDEILTGGARWAVKRGFGTQEDLEVSEEGGCLKGADPDKVSSKAKERGLPQSGTLGSGNHFLEVQVVGEIYEPATARGMGIEEAGQVLFLVHTGSRGLGHQVCGDYVSILREAMQRYDIDVPDRELACAPVKSAEGRDYLAAMACAANYAWANRQCITHWARECFMKVFSKSPRQIGLEMVYDVAHNIAKIESYEVEGKKLSLCVHRKGATRAFPPGHLGIPARYKEIGQPVLIPGDMGRYSFVAVGAPGAIKDSFGSVCHGAGRTMSRHAARKGVRDADVAREMAARGILVMAASRGGLAEEASEAYKDVAGVVEICHRAGLCRKVAKTYPIGVVKG, from the coding sequence ATGGCACGCTGGGATGGACCGTTAAACAGGATCGACGACTACCGCTGGGAGATTCCGAAGAACTACAAACCGGGGATGCGGGTCCCCGGGCTGATCTATGCCAGCGAAGAGATGCTGGAAAGCATTCGGGAGGAGCAGGCTGCGGAGCAGGTGGTCAATGTGGCTTTCCTGCCTGGTATTGTGGGGCACTCACTGGCAATGCCTGACATCCACTGGGGCTATGGCTTCCCTATCGGCGGTGTGGCGGCTACCAGGGTGGAGGATGGGGTGGTCTCCCCCGGCGGCGTTGGATATGACATCAACTGTGGGGTGAGGCTCTTGCGCACCAACCTGAGTGAATCAGAGGTACGGCCCAAGATGGAGAAACTGCTTTTGGAGCTTTTTCATGACATCCCTTCGGGGCTTGGCTCCACAGGCAAAGTAAAGGTCGGCAAGAAGGAACTGGATGAAATTTTGACCGGGGGCGCTCGCTGGGCGGTGAAGCGGGGATTCGGTACGCAGGAAGACCTGGAGGTGAGTGAAGAAGGGGGCTGTCTCAAGGGTGCAGATCCGGACAAGGTCAGCAGCAAGGCCAAGGAGCGTGGTTTGCCTCAATCAGGGACTCTCGGCTCTGGAAACCATTTCCTCGAAGTCCAGGTGGTGGGCGAGATATATGAGCCAGCTACGGCTCGCGGCATGGGTATTGAGGAAGCAGGGCAGGTTCTGTTTCTGGTGCATACAGGAAGCCGTGGGCTTGGGCATCAGGTCTGCGGTGATTACGTGAGCATTCTGCGGGAAGCGATGCAAAGGTATGACATTGACGTTCCCGATCGAGAGCTGGCCTGTGCTCCGGTGAAGTCGGCCGAGGGACGGGATTATCTGGCAGCTATGGCATGTGCTGCCAATTATGCCTGGGCTAACCGGCAGTGCATTACTCACTGGGCCAGAGAGTGTTTTATGAAGGTATTTAGCAAAAGCCCGCGGCAGATCGGACTGGAGATGGTCTATGACGTGGCACATAATATCGCCAAGATCGAAAGCTATGAGGTGGAGGGGAAGAAGCTCAGCCTCTGTGTACATCGCAAAGGGGCTACCAGGGCTTTCCCACCCGGCCACCTTGGCATTCCTGCCAGGTATAAAGAGATAGGACAGCCGGTGCTTATTCCCGGGGATATGGGCCGCTACTCCTTTGTGGCTGTAGGAGCTCCGGGTGCGATAAAAGACTCCTTTGGCTCTGTCTGCCATGGTGCGGGGAGGACAATGAGCCGCCATGCTGCCAGGAAGGGTGTGCGGGATGCGGATGTGGCTAGAGAGATGGCTGCAAGAGGGATTCTGGTCATGGCAGCGAGCAGGGGGGGGTTGGCAGAGGAAGCCTCAGAAGCATATAAGGATGTAGCCGGGGTGGTAGAAATATGCCACCGGGCGGGGCTATGCCGAAAAGTGGCCAAAACGTACCCTATAGGAGTGGTTAAGGGCTAG
- a CDS encoding archease — protein sequence MKANWGRIGKTIVKRFDIIDHTADTGIVAYGTDLKEAFANAAYAMFSLIADLECVKEETCRTIAVEATDRESLVVAWLNELLYLFDVERIVFKRFDITELADTSLKAGGYGEEIDASRHGLGVGVKAATYHMLRVTKGSGYYSIRVIFDV from the coding sequence AATAGTGAAAAGGTTTGACATCATTGACCACACTGCGGATACCGGCATTGTGGCCTACGGGACGGATCTGAAGGAAGCCTTTGCCAATGCAGCCTATGCCATGTTTTCACTGATAGCCGACCTGGAGTGTGTAAAGGAGGAGACCTGCCGGACGATAGCGGTGGAGGCCACGGATCGTGAAAGCCTGGTGGTAGCATGGCTGAATGAGCTCCTTTACCTGTTTGATGTAGAGAGGATTGTCTTCAAAAGGTTCGATATTACGGAACTGGCTGACACCAGTCTCAAGGCCGGGGGCTATGGTGAGGAGATAGATGCATCGCGCCATGGCTTAGGGGTGGGGGTGAAGGCGGCCACCTATCATATGCTCAGAGTGACGAAGGGCAGTGGTTACTACAGTATTCGGGTGATTTTTGACGTGTAG